In the genome of Puniceicoccales bacterium, one region contains:
- a CDS encoding FKBP-type peptidyl-prolyl cis-trans isomerase: MFLSPVVVFGETVNAMETSKVVDNTKEVNKTPDNKAIGETKATVSQSISDAEKDKMINAYGWLIAKELSLASLNLSSKELDIFCTGLKLGCENGAPQIKSMEEMQKMQGFFEKRIAENADAVAKKNDEEFIKNKKEADAYVANLDKLPGIRKTESGLRYKILSNGDEKVRPTDYSQIVIEYEGKLIDGTVFDSSSNREGKAEIFIGSTVDGFKEGLQLIGKGGEIELYILPELGYMNRQLSLIPAGSLLIFKVKLLDILAMAPLGGMFDDWEENGEEIMDGSNKVNPEDNKDKAAQPVEL; encoded by the coding sequence GTGTTTCTTTCACCAGTGGTGGTGTTTGGAGAAACGGTTAATGCCATGGAGACATCTAAGGTTGTTGATAATACCAAAGAAGTAAATAAAACACCTGATAATAAGGCCATTGGAGAAACCAAAGCTACTGTCAGTCAGAGTATTTCTGATGCAGAAAAGGATAAAATGATTAACGCCTATGGTTGGCTCATTGCAAAGGAATTATCACTTGCATCTCTGAATTTAAGTAGCAAGGAGTTAGATATATTTTGCACCGGACTAAAACTAGGCTGTGAAAATGGTGCACCACAGATAAAAAGCATGGAAGAAATGCAAAAAATGCAGGGCTTTTTTGAAAAGAGGATCGCAGAAAACGCAGATGCCGTGGCGAAAAAAAATGATGAAGAATTCATTAAAAATAAAAAAGAAGCTGATGCGTATGTGGCGAATCTCGACAAATTGCCAGGCATACGTAAAACCGAAAGTGGCTTGAGATACAAGATTTTATCGAATGGTGACGAAAAGGTACGGCCAACGGATTACTCCCAGATAGTAATCGAATATGAAGGAAAATTGATTGATGGTACCGTGTTTGACAGTTCGAGTAACAGAGAAGGAAAAGCCGAAATATTCATTGGCAGCACTGTAGATGGATTTAAAGAAGGGTTGCAGCTCATTGGCAAAGGCGGTGAGATAGAATTATACATATTACCTGAACTTGGCTATATGAATAGACAGCTAAGCTTGATTCCAGCAGGATCTCTGCTGATATTTAAAGTAAAATTGTTAGATATTTTGGCCATGGCTCCTCTTGGAGGCATGTTTGATGATTGGGAAGAAAATGGCGAAGAAATAATGGATGGCAGCAATAAAGTCAATCCTGAAGATAACAAAGATAAAGCTGCCCAACCAGTAGAATTATAG